Genomic window (Zingiber officinale cultivar Zhangliang chromosome 2B, Zo_v1.1, whole genome shotgun sequence):
AATAAGGAACTCTGCGATATCATATGAATCAAGACTGCAGGCTGCAGCCTACAAGGGGAACTTGTTATTGCAACTCCACAAATAAGCGTGCAAGAGGATTACAggaaaaaattattcttaagtaAACTCTGGCATGCTCTGGTGCTAGGTCAAGGGAACAGAAGTATAATTATCCAATataaaacaaaataattaaaattgtATGAGATCCAAACATAATACTAAGCAGTAGACTAAacttttaattataataattttaaaagaaagaaaatgaatcATCAGAAGTAATGCTAACCTTACATCTCACTATGAAAACATTTCTCATGGCTCATATAGCTTATTCCCTGTATGCATAACCCTTGAAGAAATATTCAGATTCTTCCATGTCTGTTATGCATCTGAACATCTCTTTCAAAACAGCAGAATGGATGAGAATTGCAGCTTCACACAATTTGCCTCGTTTCAGTTCACAATCAAATTAACCAAGAACACTAAATCCACAACATGCGACATTTCGAGACCTTGACACCAATTATAAAATTTGATATCCTTGAGTGTCATTCTTGGCATTGGTATGCATATGATGAACTATCAGTTTCTTTCTTCCTAAACTgcgatacaaaaaaaaaaaaaaactaaatataaGGACCATGTAGGCTACAAGCTCCGCCTACATTCATAGTATTGGTTCAAGTCATATCTAAGTTCATGTCGATCTCTtcacatttataaatttttcaaataattaatattagcttCTGCAAATGATGTTGCCCCTACAGATAAAAACATTCATTGGACAATAAAGGTTGAGAAAAATAACCACCTCAAAGTTTCCTTTCAGTTCTGATTCGAGCTTTTTGGTGAGACTCTCGTTGTACAATTCCTCGTAAGCCAACTGAATCTGCTTTCTTTGGGTGGCATTTCTATGCGCTAAAATGTTGATCAGTGTCTTCTCATTAGTTCCCCATCCTGACACATGTAGATGTCGCGGTAAGGCTATTTAGCTTATACAAATTTTGCTTCACTATTTCTTCATAAATTTATATATGCTATTCAAAACTAGTGTATCTGAGCAAGGTATCGAAATACACTGTAGAAGAACTTGCATCTCTCTTATGCACAATGACATTATATGAGGCCTTGATGAACCCATTGCTAGACATTAGGCTTCAAAGGGACAAGGCTTCAGGGATGGACAAACAGAACACTTTTGCAAACTCTTACAAGGAGATTTCCAAAGAACATAACAATAATAGGAAACATAAATAACACATGGAAATGAAGACTATAATCTCTGTGCTCCTCTTTTATGAGTTTCATTATGGAATATCACATTATCAAAGGTTTGAAAAATCAATCTTCTATCaaatattaaaagaagaaaaaatctaTGTAAATCAATTGGACAAGAAGAAAACAATTTCAGATATCAAAACAATTATTTGCCTGatccattaaataaaaaaaaaactcatttcttGAAGATTTCTTCCTTGGTCTATGTTATGATCACAAAAACTATCAGAGATAACAAGTTCATATCACTTAGAAAGATGAAACCTCTCTATTTTCTGGGAAATATGTAGATTTATTTCTGATCGGTGTTAAAAAAAAGTAATCTTGAACTCATAGAGGAATGATCTAAGCATTAGATCTGCATACAACTATGTGCTATTGCTACAAATTGCTGATCGGCATAAAAAAAAGAATCCTTTAGTGTTGGGCATGAATGGCATCATCACATGGACAGAAGACGAGTGTGGTCCTCTATTGTCTTTAAAGACTCGCTTCAAAAAAATATATGGGAAAATGACTTTCCATAACCTTCATTATAGATAAACAAATACCTTCATAATCCCATATATTGAGGAAGCCATCCTCAGcagctcttctaaaaattgatgcTTTGTCAAGAAACCACTGGAATAAAGTTAAAAGGACAGTAAGTTATAGCAGCACTTAACAGAAGTATTCCAATGctaataatatagtaatatagcaTGCCTGAACATAGAGAACAGCAACCTTGTGACCATCAAGTTTGTGTACTGGTGCACCAACACCACCAGAAGTTAGGTTACGTTGATCAAACATATGCACAGACTTATCAACAAACCTGAGAAAAAATATGATCATAGATAAAGAAATGCTAAGGCTGCATATAATCATTGACTCACAAACTCAAGACATCATGTTTATAGGAGAAAGTAACAAAATACTGCCTAAGAACCAGCAGAGGTTATAGAATGGGAACAAATAAACATCAAGAATATACGTAGTCACCAGCTCTCCTCATTGCAGTGATAACTCGTTGATAAAGATCAATTTTTAGCACAGAAAGGTCTTCCACCCACCAGTCCTGACAATGCATCATTAATTTTCCTGATCTGCTATCACATTCTAAGTGAGCTAAACCAGAAACCAAATCAAAAGAAATCCGTAAACGATGCTGCAGGGGAAATTCATTGAGTGGAAATTACCCAAAGATTTCAAATCAACTTCTCACGAAGACACAAATTCGACTCTAAATCATTCCGAAACCCTCCAATTAGGAACCAAAACTTCAAGGAAAGCTCGAATCACTTCTGACCTCTCTGTGACCCATTCTAACAAACAGGTAATGTTCAACTCTCTACAACTTGTTCATCATGGAAAACACAACacaactcaacctcaaatcatcgaACACCAgccaaaatctctaggaaaacctacTGTGAACACATCAGAAATCACTGTCAAACAATTTTGGGTAACATACGCAAACCAAGCAGTAACCTTCAACCGAAACCTCCAACAAGAACACATCCCACCGAGAAGAATCCAACCCGAATCGTATACAAAGAAAAACCAATCAAACACATCCACAGAAGAGGAAAACATATCGAAAGCGTCTACAAAAGAAGTAAATCAAAACATCTCCAGGAAGAACAATCAAAGCCTTTACCAGAAGAAAACCATTCGAAATCCATACCAAATCCTCACTTTCTATAGGTTTTCCACCCCACTATACCTCATGGATTTCGAGTTATCACAGGTAGATACACTTGCCTCTTTCTTCTTCGTCTCGCCTCCACTCGTCCTCGCGTTGTGCCCCGTCAGCTGTGGCGCCGCCTGCGAAGCTCAGCTAGGCAGCGAAATGGGGCGACAAGTGGCTCTGTCGACTCGGGAAAAATGGAAAGAAGAGAAGGGTCGGCGGAATCGGGCAGGGAGATGTGACGAGGAAATGAACCCACTGTTCAAAGGGGACGACGACGGCGAGAAATCGAGGGAGCGGAAGTTGAGGCGGCGCCAGCAGCTAGGGTCGAGGGAGGCGCGGTACCAGGACTTGCAGACGAAGGGGACGGCGACGGTGAGATCTCCGAGGGCGAGACggcggaaggggaagagggagatgaggctgaggtttaggtttatgttgagagaaggggcacgatattggtttaggtttggagggaattttgtgaagtcttgtaaattttggccggtgaaaaaattaaattatttaagaaggggtttattaacatcggattttaaaaaccgatgttaaaatcggtgtctattaaccaaaaaaagggcgctcatagacatcgcctaaaaaaccgatgtctatgagctaaaatctgcgctcatagacaccggtttttagaaaaaccggtgtaaaatactcaaagacttcggttttagcctaaaatcgatgttgttccactgatgtctatgagcgattttgttgtagtgacatatcaaatataagggtgaacctaacttaaaccctttgcccaaacaccaaaacacatggtcccacggaccattgagattgctccaacaatctccccatttttagtgtttggcaatacgtttaagttaggaaaaacaaatagcaaataaacatgctaaaaataatggacttacgatgccaagactacacacttggacttacaccgtcgaatggacttacgatgccaaggctacacacttggacttacaacgtcgaaacaatgcatcatgcatttgaacctatcccaaggctcccctacacctaagctccccaatgagctaggattttccacagggctttttaagaacctatcccaaggctccccctatacctatgctccccaatgagctaggattttcattACCGCAAAGGTattttaaggttttcccaactaaaccttacttctcccctttTGCCTAACATCTAAAAAATTCTCCAAAAAtgtcccaattgttgaaaacttgtcatccaaattgaccctaaactcatgtattcatccctcatggatctcatacacatatATGAGCTGACTCGGTCCCAAACCAAAACTGAAAACAGAATCAGCCTAGTATCAGttgactgccccagtcgact
Coding sequences:
- the LOC122049522 gene encoding WD-40 repeat-containing protein MSI4-like, whose translation is MIIFFLRFVDKSVHMFDQRNLTSGGVGAPVHKLDGHKVAVLYVQWFLDKASIFRRAAEDGFLNIWDYEVYKSQVLQS